The proteins below come from a single Cannabis sativa cultivar Pink pepper isolate KNU-18-1 chromosome 3, ASM2916894v1, whole genome shotgun sequence genomic window:
- the LOC115710324 gene encoding myb-related protein 306, whose protein sequence is MGRPPCCDKVGVKKGPWTPEEDIILVSYIQEHGPGNWRSVPTHTGLMRCSKSCRLRWTNYLRPGIKRGNFTDHEEKMIIHLQALLGNRWAAIASYLPQRTDNDIKNYWNTHLKKKLRKLHTGHDGQSHDEFSTDNNSHQISKGQWERRLQTDIHMAKQALCEALSLDKPIDHHNHNLGESKPSITTTTCFHTSCDHQDHDHKNTTKSHQPLSYASNAENIARLLESWMKNSPKSGKTNSNTTRDLLQNPVAFQPNNNGTCTNTTYSSSSEGAQSGTTTPDHNHHNNHRQHNNQATANNTNFEYSLFSFNSSTASESLSADETANLTPERATSTLCFQDESKPHNTKIEEPVQAPLTLLEKWLLDDGSAQGHEDLINMSLEDSAALF, encoded by the exons ATGGGAAGACCACCTTGCTGTGACAAAGTTGGGGTGAAGAAAGGGCCTTGGACTCCCGAAGAGGATATCATTTTGGTTTCTTACATTCAAGAACACGGCCCTGGTAATTGGAGATCAGTGCCTACTCACACAG GTTTGATGAGATGCAGTAAGAGCTGTAGGCTTAGATGGACTAATTATCTTAGGCCTGGAATTAAACGTGGTAACTTCACTGATCATGAGGAAAAGATGATAATCCACCTTCAGGCTCTTTTAGGCAATAg ATGGGCTGCAATTGCTTCTTATCTACCACAGAGAACTGATAATGATATTAAAAATTACTGGAATACCCATCTTAAAAAGAAGCTCAGAAAGCTTCACACTGGGCATGATGGTCAAAGCCATGATGAGTTCTCAACTGATAACAATTCGCACCAAATCTCCAAAGGCCAGTGGGAAAGAAGGCTTCAAACAGATATTCACATGGCAAAACAAGCTCTTTGTGAAGCTCTCTCCCTTGACAAACCAATTGATCATCATAATCACAATTTGGGGGAATCTAAACCGTCCATTACTACAACCACTTGTTTCCACACTAGTTGTGATCATCAAGATCATGATCATAAGAACACTACTAAATCACACCAACCACTATCATATGCATCAAACGCTGAGAACATTGCCCGATTGCTCGAAAGTTGGATGAAGAATTCTCCAAAATCGGGGAAAACAAACTCCAACACGACCCGGGATTTGCTCCAAAACCCGGTTGCTTTCCAGCCCAATAATAATGGTACTTGTACTAATACTACTTATTCAAGTTCAAGTGAAGGAGCTCAAAGTGGGACCACTACACCTGATCACAATCACCATAACAATCACCGTCAACATAACAATCAGGCCACTGCTAATAATACAAATTTTGAGTACTCTTTGTTTAGTTTCAACTCCTCCACCGCATCGGAATCCTTGTCGGCCGACGAGACTGCAAATTTGACACCGGAGAGGGCCACAAGTACTCTGTGCTTCCAAGATGAGAGCAAGCCTCATAATACCAAAATTGAGGAGCCAGTACAAGCTCCTCTCACATTGCTTGAAAAGTGGCTACTTGATGATGGTTCAGCTCAAGGGCATGAGGACCTTATTAACATGTCGCTAGAGGATAGTGCAGCACTCTTTTGA